The genomic segment CAAATCACTGCATGGCAATTCTTTGAATATCAATGGTGTATTCTAATCTCTGTAGTTAAATACCGTGGACAACAGtagctgcactaaggtctaacAGGACAAACACGGGGACGAGTCTACAGTCAGAGACTATAAGAAAACTATTTGTAACATTCACACCTTCACCTTCTGCACTGCGATGTAGTCTAAATCCTGGCTGAAACTGTTCAAATAAACCACTGCTATGCAAATGATCAGTTAACTGTTTGATAATTActcttttcaaacatttttgaaaTGACAGGAAGGTTAGAAATCAGTCTATAATTAGCAAAGACAGTTGGATCAAATAAGGGCTTTTTACTAAGTAATGTTTTAAAATCTGTCAACTTAAAAATCTGTGGAAATAAAAGACGAATGACTATTTTAAGACTGTCTTTTGCTCCCTAAAAGCTATTTAATATCCAGCTCCTGCCTCGGGCATTCCTATGTTTATCCAGTCCAAGCTGGTCTAGGTTCAACCCTGCTCTTATCTTTTAGTGAAATACTCTGGATCACCCTCTGACGTATTCTGATGTCAGTGACATCAGCCGTAGCTGTTGCCACACAGGAGTGGGCTCCCTCTGCCAAGTTGATGTGACCTACTGGAACAGATAATTCAGTAAACTGCAACAGCAGCTGAGCCAACACCTGCGCCCAAGTATCTAGggacagaagaaaaacagtcaGTAAGCCCAGCACACACGGCTATATCCAAACTGTACCATGTCTAACCTGAGCACCAACATTCTATATTGTGACTGTAAACATAATGTCTGACCAGTAAGATTTGTGTTCTCAGGAGTTCAAATTGCATCCATGAACATTTGTACAAGCTTTGAAACAGTATATCCTAGCTACATATATTCTAAACTGTGGATAATAAATAACATGTGTACTAATAAAGTGTGTATGTGGTCACAGAGAACTGACTTGACATAAAAATCTTAATATATAGcttaatataaaaagaaaatgctttgTGACTTAACCAGTGCTCGTGTAACTGGACCAACAAGTTCTCCTAAACAGCCTTAAGGTGTTTACTTTTGACTTTACCAGCTACTCCCTTTGGTTTGATACGATGGTTAAATGCTTGAATTTACTTAAACTAGTTAGTACTAATTACTACAATTACTTATTATAAATTGCTAAATAATATTTGGCTAATACAGACTGTTTgagactaaaaaaaataatttgagaAAATCTGGCAAAGAGGTAATAATGTGACTGGAGCTAGCACAGAGTTTAGTACACTTCtataatacagtaaaaatatatacTATGAGTTATGCACCTCCTCTTATATTTGGAAGTTTCATCAATGCACTATCATCAAAGCCATAACATATTTACCATAACATATACTTGTACATATACACATGAATATGTCTTTTTAGCTTGATAGATTATTTATGGCCTATTACAACAGTTATACAGAGGTGTGTCCTTCAGGTCCAGGCTACTTTGCATACCTGCCCTTGTGGGAGGAGAATTTCTCTTCCTCTTTATCCAGCGGCCAATAAGATACCACTTCTAGGATGGACAAATGCGATTTCAACGTCTAGAAGGGAGCTAACCTCAGCCTAACACCTCTAATGCGGTCATCTTCAGGTAAGTCAGACTCTCACTCTCCGTTTTACTAGTAAAACTCCAACACCGTCTCATTAATACGCAGGCTGAAAATCTTTACTCGACTTACTTATTCGTTACTTGGTGACACACACTCAGCAAATACTCTCATACCTGGGTTGCTATCAGTAGCAACATTTAGTCAGTACAAATGAGCCAAAGTCACATGACACCACTTGACTCCCTTTATCTGGAATGTTTATCTGGCTAATCAGAAGTGAGCATCTTTCCCGTGTCGATAACAGAAACGCAGTAGAAACGTGATGTTCAGTCATTTTTCACTTCAAATGCATTGCTTTCTTTAAGTGAACACGATGCTGTTACTATAAAGAGTGTACTGTTTTTCCATTCTCTGCTGTTTGTTGAAGAGAAAACTGTAAAACCATAAACATGTGTATAGTGTCAACATAGGGGCTGTGTATGTTTTATTTGAATGATGCAGCAATTTTCTCTCTTATCTGCTTAGTCTGGACCTCCCTCCTTGTTTATCATATGGACATTGTTTTAACCTTTTCCTcttgaaagattaaaaaaatattaattatatCGTGATAAGTCATTATTCATTTCTGCGCCATAAAAGATGAAAATGAAGGTAATTACTCGGGTTTTGTGCAAGATGCTCCTGCCACAAATGCGTACTGTGGCGCTTGTGAGAGCAGCAGTTAAacagtaaaatcaaatgaagtATGTAAATTCAGAGCTGTGTTTGCCTTTCGCCTCTATACTCGCCTCTATACTCATGTGACCTCTGATTTCATTTTCAGGCTTCCTTCTCGTTTCTCATAATGTCAGGCGTCAAAGCAACTAAATGCAAGGCTCTGTTACGAGTTCTGATTCCATGGGTTTTATTGACCAACATCATGGTGGTGCTGTACTGCTTAAGAAACCCAAACCAAGTGAAACTCAGGTAAATATTTCAAAGGGAAGcattattttgttcataaaacTTGGTAAACGTGACTTATTGGATATATTTACAGGGGCTCCCAAGAAGACACGTGCCCTCTCGGTGTggcaaaactacaaaagaaaagtgtgatCAAGCAGTCTCACTCAGAAGAGTGCTCACCCAAAGAGAACATCATGTTTATGAAGACGCATAAAACAGCTAGCAGCACCATCCTCAATATCCTCTTCAGGTTTGGAGAAAAGCACAAGCTCAGGTTTGCATTTCCTGATGGGCGCAATGACTTCTTCTACCCGTCGCCGTTCCTGTGCTCCCAGGTGAAGGACTACAAACCTGGAGAATGTTTCAACATTGTTTGCAACCATATGCGCTTTGATCATCAAGAAGTGTCCAAGCTCCTGCCTCCAGACAGTGTGTACGTCACCATCTTGCGTGACCCGGTGGATCTTTTTGAATCTTCCTTCCATTACTACCACAAAGCAGTTCCCCTTACGTGGAGGATCAGAGGTGAAAACAAGCTGGTAGAGTTTCTGAACAACCCTTGGGCCTTCTACAGTCCAGAGGCTTTCAACTCATTCTACCTAAAAAATCTGCTCTTTTTCGACTTTGGTTTGGATAACAACCTCGAGGCTGATGATCCTCGCGTCATGACAGAAATTAAGAACTTATCAAGACGCTTTCATCTGGTCCTCATAGCAGAATATTTCGAGGAGTCTCTTATTCTGCTGAAGGATTTGCTCTGTTGGACAATGGAGGACATCCTGTACTTTAAGCTTAACGCTCGCAAGAGCTCATCCGTGTCTCACTTGGATGCTGAGATGAGAGCCAAAGCTCTACAGTGGAATGGGGCAGACTGGAAACTCTATCAGCATTTTAATGGTACCTTCTGGGCCAGAGTCGAGGCTTATGGGAGAGAAAGAATGAAGCAGGAGGTAGAGGAGCTGAGGAGAAGAAATGCTGAGATGAAGGACATCTGTATTGAAGGCGGAGGTGCGGTTGAAGCGCAGAAGATTCAGAACAGACGTTTCCTGCCCTGGCAGCCGGTTGGAGAGAGTTCCATCCTGGGTTACAACATTAAGAAAGATATTGATCCAAGATTCAAGACACTCTGTGAAAAAATGCTCACACCTGAAATACAATACTTATCTGAGCTGGGTGTAAACTTGTGGCTCACAAGACTGTGGGGCTGGTTAAAAGATACTATCTACTGACCGCTGAGCCATAGCCTACTGGTTTTAACAAGcgaactgagtaaaaatactaATGTAgtgaatgtttgtgtgtgatgcTCATCTCCTAACAAATGTTttcatcttatttatttttaaacattttcaggttttaataataaattctTACTGGCAGTTCATTGTCATGTGAAAATATGCCTATTTGAACTGTAAACACAGTAATGTCACATTTTGTGCACGTGTTATGGAAGAGAAAGACCAAAACATTGGTTGTGTGTATCTCAAATAATACTCAACAAATACTGTGCTAGTGTGTTAGTGGCAATGTGTTTacgttttctttttaacattagGTTTAGGCATAAATAGACTGGCTGCTTACAAAGCGAGCATTCCTGTTAtattgtgtttatgtttgttttctaaTACATTTGTTTCAGGGTATGTAACAGCTCACCTAACCCTGGTATCGGTGTTTTGTTAAGCACATGGTAATCGAGCCATTAGTGAGTCATGAGCGATACCTGGATTCTTGCAGGTGGAAGTATGAGGCAGCGATAGTGTGCCCTCCACTGGCCTGGGACTCAAATGCAGCTGTGTGGAATGAATTCGAATGGCTGAGGCCTTTCTCCAACCCTCTCAATAGTTTACACCAGATGTCTTCATCAATAACATGGTTGGACGCGCGCACCTATCTATTAATCTTCAGTTCAGGCACATGCAGTGACTCAGCTGATTaatgtgtttaaataaaaagcTGTTGTATTTTGCCAAAATTTGCCTCTTTGGCATTTCAAGACTGAAAAGGTTTTAATTAGTGACTTTTAATTTCTTCACTTGGTAGCTGCTGGCAGATGCACTGACACTTGGAGAGTACACAAGCTTCAGTGATACATGGACCTCCTTGCACTGGATAAATTTAAGAGCGTAATCACTTTTCATGTCCATGGAGAAATTCTGCACAGGTTTGTTTCCCTGAGAATGATAGTGATATGCAGAGCATGCTGTCAGAATCATGCTGTTAGATGCACCTTCCCTGCATTGTGAAAATATGAATCACTTTTTTGCTTAAGGACGATTTCTTATACATGTGCTTGCAGCAGAGCTAAGATAGTGTTTTTgcaactgtttttgtgtttcgtttcagtttagtttccatTTGTTGTGATAGTGGGTGCTTGTTTAGTTATTGAGTTTGATAAGATTAAGTGTTACTTGTAATTATTACAACTGATAAGTTGTACAGTATAAATAACACTGACATCCCATCACTTATTGTCACTTGACTTGGCAAGGTTGTTTGAACTGCTAAGGTCTGAAACAAAATAcatgtttatgttatgctattTAGTTAGCGCAAAACCTTGTGTGAGTCtgtattcaacttttttctaaAGTATAAATTTTCCGttactaaaaatattttttacaccTACTTTTAGTTTATAGTTAGGCAAAATGTGATAAGCAACAGCAGAAAGCTTGTGACAGGTGTGTTTGAGTATCAGTATCAGCTATACATCTACTGTATAGCTGTGTATAAATGTAACTTATAAAATCTAGCAGCCTGAAAATCATTTACCTTTTGGTGATGTGACTGTTATTTTTGTTATATGAACTCGACCCATTTTTATTGTATTGCAATGAGTGTGGCGACAGTGGTCAATTGGTCCAACCATTTTTGTGGTTATGTGGCAGTTTGCCTCATTTAACTGGGTGCCTTTTCtgcttgtgtatgtgtttccctCTGCACAATTTCCTTCCCTGCTTAACAGTATAATAAAGTACAAGTGCTTCAAATTGCTGAAAGACAAAATTCCCAAATTTCCTGCTCTTGTATAACTTCCACAAGAAAATTATGGAATTAATAGTTTTTCCTTTTGGTGATCAGTCTTTTAATGCAGGTTTAACAGTGTGCATGAATAGTCACCCATAAAAGCACAAGATCCAAGGAAGTCCAggaagacacacacattgaCCTTTGGAGGGGCCTAGTGCTGGTTCTAAGCCTGGAACAGTGGGAgggttggaacaggaagggttTCCAGTATAAAATCTATGCCATCCTCCATCAAGATATTAAGACTTGTACATTCATTGGAGGGGATATTACAAAATTGTTAAGCATTGACAAATGACTTCAGAGCTCATAGCTGAAAAGCCCACAGCAACTCAACTTCTGCAAATACTAGACAACTGTCTTTTTCCCGTTAAATAGACACCTtgtgtgtgcttctgtgtgGATTTTCTTCCAGACCTTCAGTTTTTCTTCTCATCAAATAATGTGAGATTAGTGCTGTCTTTGTAACCCCACAAAAGAGAGACTGCCTCAACAATACACTGTCCTTGTTAAATAcaggttgaaaaaaaaaatctgtttcctTCAAGAACTGATGccaaaaaaaagtagaaatcaCTTGCTTAATAAAAGTTTGCAAACATGCAGTTGACATGAGTTCTCTCCTAGATACTAGAAATAACTACATGGTGAAAGGACATTGAATATCTTTGCAAAATTTCTATGTGATAAACCAAGACGCATAAGTATGTCAGACAAATACATGTTTAATTTAACAATTTACAATCAGTGAGGAAAACGAAGGCGTTACAATTAACATCAAGGAAGGAGACGAAGCGACAGGAACCACTGCTCCATCTTCACGGGATCTGGACCATCTGTCGGCTCTCGTAGGTCCTTTGGCAGCCGCCGATAGCCTGGGCATGACTTTGAGCACATTGTCCATGTTGAATTGATTCAGGTGTGGAGCCCATGAAGAATGGATAATGGAAATGTGACAACATATGCCATCGAGCCTTATAGAACCCCAGCCAGTGTCctattcttcttctttgttttcataGTTGTGCTTAATATGTTTCCACAGTttctgcaataaaacacatgcaaTGTAACGTTAGAGTTTTCAGACAACTGATGGGCATTTCTAAACGAAGAAGTTGTCAAAAGACCAGAAGGCTCGACTTAGCGGGCAAGTTAGCTAGGCTAACGCTAGCGTCGCTTCGCCCTCTGCGTACAAGGTCAGGTACTTTAAAAGCCCAAAACACGCACTCACCCCGCGATTCAGTTGCTCAAAGATCGCATCTCCACCTTGGTCAAACACTCGTTCAAAGAGGACAGCTCCAACCATGATGGTTACAGCGAACGTGGATGTCCTCCTGAAGAGAAGATTGTAGACAGACTTAGCCAACGCCATGTCGACGGTTCAGTACTCACTGCGCAGGAGCGGATGCGCTAGCACGAAATTTCCGCTTTAGCTTGGTAGCCGGATGCTAATAAACAGATACCCGGTACCTTTCGTTAGGACAACGCCTTCGCCACCGAGACTGTAATCAGCATGTTATAATCTCATCAGGGATAAGTATTTGAGGTATGGTTTGCTGTGCGGTTTTGGGCTTGAGAGTGTGATTAGTATGCACGTGTTTCGTCTCAGTGCTTCTTCTAATATGCTTCGTAGattcagacaaacaaaaacaaaacagatagcAACTAAATAAATGGTCGCGGGCATTTGTGTCAGTAGATGTGCTGCTGGTCCCAGTTTGTCGTGTAAGGACTTTTGTCCCTAAGCATTTTTAACCCTGGCTTGCACACGTGAATTTATATGAACATTTTGCTGTATACGTCTTCTTATTCTTCCGGCTGCTCTCTTTAGTGGTGGGTCAACGCGGATTATTTCCCccccaaccctctgcatgtcctccttcacgaCACCCATGAATCTTTTCTTGGAATTCCTCTTTTCCTTATGCCTACGAGCTACATATTCAACATCTTTTGTCCATAATATCCACTATCCCCCATTTGCAATTATCCAAAACATCTCAGcgttgcctctctaactttttTCTCCAaactgagctgtccctctgatgtactcatttcgaATCCTGTCTATTCTGGTCACTCCCAGTCAAGATTTTCAGAGTCTGTGGTACAAAAGAAACTATTCACTTAGCCCACATATTCTTTTACTCTATATTTTCAGaacagttttgattttgtttgctATGTACTGTCTTTCAGGTGTTTAAAAGGTGATATTCCAATAGTCTGAACACAACTTTGACCATGGGGAAGAGGTACTACTGTGACTACTGCGACCGGTCCTTTCAGGACAACATgcataacagaaaaaaacatctgaatggtGTTCAGCATCACAGAGCAAAAAAAGCTTGGTTTGACAATTTTAGAGGTGAGAGTAGCAGTTATTTCTGAGACCAGGGTTTTTATATCCATGAAAATCTGTGGTTGAAGAATTATGCATTGCTTTTTCATGATATGTGATTAATTGTGTATGACCATCATTTTCTCTTCACAGACTCTGCAGCTATCCTGAATGATGAGCAAGAAAAGAAGCCCTGCAGGAAGTTTCTCCAAAAAGGTATCAGAATGAACTGTAATCCTTTACTGACAAATACAAGCAATAGAAAAGTTGCTTTATTTACTGCTACTTACACTAATTCTAGATTGCAACACCATGGCCAGCAGTAACAGTGTGAGGGATGTTGGAGCCACATTTATCTTTTCTCTAGCATATTAAAGAAATATTCTAGGATGTATTTCTTTCTTCTGAAATACTGAAATAAATTGTTACTTCTAGGCAGGACTATTTCAATTCCTTATTATTCTAAAGGATCCTTGAAAAGTCTTCCAAAATGTTTCAGTGAGAGTACTAATAGTGAACCAAAGAGAGATCATGTTTCTCCCAAATGACCTTGATCTTTGTTATCTCGCTTATGATTCTCCTTTCTGTCATCTTCGCCTCACCCTCGACCTGTTGCAACAGATAGCTTCCCTTCCAATATCTTGGGCGTGACTGTGAAAAAATGGAAGCCAAGATCTTGTTTAAACCTGATAACTAGACTGTCGGGATTTTCCCCCAATTATTATTGGGtttataaatggtaaatggcctgtatttgtatagtgctttactagtccctaaggaccccaaagcgctttacacatccagtcatccacccattcacacactggtgatggcaagctacattgtagccacagccaccctggggcgcactgacagaggcgaggctgccggacactggcgccaccgggccctctgaccaccaccagtaggcaatgggtgaagtgtcttgcccaaggacacaagacctagactgtccaagctggggctcaaaccggcaaccttccgattacaaggcgacctcccaactcttgagccacgatcgccccaccTTACAAAGTAAAGGACTTTGATAATAATTCATTCAGTATcagtaaaaatgcatttaaatgtggaatttctttctctctgttttttagGAATTTGTGATTTTGGCTTCAACTGCAGATTTTCTCATATGACAGAAGAGGAGCTATTTAACTTAAAAAGACAGGTGGAAGGTAAGCTGTGAACAGGAGATGGTGCTGTTTACCTTGTGATACGCTTTACCGGACCCCAAAGCAAGATGCATTATACACAGATCATTTCAAATGGAAAGATATTATTCTTATTAAagtaaaatcatttttattttttcatgaaCTTTTAGCTTTGTATTACAGTTGTTAAATATATAATACTGGAGAATACTGTGTTCTCTTTTTAACCTCACTCTGTATATCAGTGGAAAGGATCTTCTTGTGTGTCCACTAATACCCCGTCTAAGACACATAAATCACTTCAAGAAAACAGTGTTCGTCCCCTGGCTCCATACCAGCATCCTTGTTTTCTTCCACGTGAAGATCATTAGAGCTCCTCAACGGTCCTCGAACACCTGACTGTTTACAGATGCAGCCATCAGGGTAGCCTCCAAACTTGGGTTTTTGTAGTTTCAGGATTAATTGTCATTTTGTTGCAATTATGTTttcattacaaaaataaaagcttgtGTTTGTGCAGCTATTTGTTAGCTGTAAAGCTGAGCTTTGGTGGTTAGGGCTACGACTTGAACCCATTAGTGAAATGCTGGTGGTGACAAGGTTTGGGATGTGGCGTCCTGGTTTTGCCTAGCTGCTTGTAGCTTCGCCATGTCAGGGAAAGACCCATCATATGTATGCATGTTAAACATGCTTCTCCCGAGCACTGCAGCGCAATGCTAGGCAGAATCCTGGAGTGGCATTTGCGAGGGTCAGTGGCCTCAAATGCCAGTCCCTAATTATCCGACACCGTGGTGAAGTCCAGTGGCAAACCCAGCTTAGCTGGCACTTGCTGGGAGGCATGTTCAAGAAGCAAGAGGCTGAATTTCCTACGTTTTTCAACCAGCTCCTCAATTCTGAAGAGGAACTTGAAGAAGATAAGGACGATGTTACATCGATCTCCACAGAGATGATaatgaggaggatgaggaggatgcTGTTCTCCCTCCTGCCCAGACATGGTGGAATTGGAGCTTCAATGTCGGGGAAACTCAGCTCTTTCCATCTCCCTCCTAGGTTGATCTTCGTAAAATGTGAACGCTTGTGGCAGCCAGATAGTGCATTAGATGTCCTGCAGCAAGAAGTACAGAGTAAAGGAATCTTTATGATGGAAA from the Oreochromis niloticus isolate F11D_XX linkage group LG7, O_niloticus_UMD_NMBU, whole genome shotgun sequence genome contains:
- the zmat5 gene encoding zinc finger matrin-type protein 5, whose amino-acid sequence is MGKRYYCDYCDRSFQDNMHNRKKHLNGVQHHRAKKAWFDNFRDSAAILNDEQEKKPCRKFLQKGICDFGFNCRFSHMTEEELFNLKRQVEDERQHREDSEDRIMPGRSIEEWLSRREKKRAALGSKGDLKNEEDSEESQAENGILQQLLSIPDLPPSLQPPPPGGWKVNMNTEWG
- the gal3st1b gene encoding galactosylceramide sulfotransferase, producing the protein MSGVKATKCKALLRVLIPWVLLTNIMVVLYCLRNPNQVKLRGSQEDTCPLGVAKLQKKSVIKQSHSEECSPKENIMFMKTHKTASSTILNILFRFGEKHKLRFAFPDGRNDFFYPSPFLCSQVKDYKPGECFNIVCNHMRFDHQEVSKLLPPDSVYVTILRDPVDLFESSFHYYHKAVPLTWRIRGENKLVEFLNNPWAFYSPEAFNSFYLKNLLFFDFGLDNNLEADDPRVMTEIKNLSRRFHLVLIAEYFEESLILLKDLLCWTMEDILYFKLNARKSSSVSHLDAEMRAKALQWNGADWKLYQHFNGTFWARVEAYGRERMKQEVEELRRRNAEMKDICIEGGGAVEAQKIQNRRFLPWQPVGESSILGYNIKKDIDPRFKTLCEKMLTPEIQYLSELGVNLWLTRLWGWLKDTIY
- the uqcr10 gene encoding cytochrome b-c1 complex subunit 9, translated to MALAKSVYNLLFRRTSTFAVTIMVGAVLFERVFDQGGDAIFEQLNRGKLWKHIKHNYENKEEE